A genomic window from Diospyros lotus cultivar Yz01 chromosome 2, ASM1463336v1, whole genome shotgun sequence includes:
- the LOC127795347 gene encoding transcription factor bHLH68-like isoform X1, whose product MMAGSPNWWSMSSQPHQQASAFLSPCPALFPQYAVPSSSLPSNSLPDHHSQDFPQPWNQLLMGGLGNDEDQDKVGLSHFQSKKLENWEDQILINNPSLGVPIVDVKQEVVQSSPVLYGNGDDEFQQALPSWSKVAVTTINNNNNSNNILDFSNCKRGGKNQHADHSSECDSTVTAGLSKKARAQSSSTQPPLKVRKEKLGDRITALHQLVSPFGKTDTASVLLEAIGYIRFLQGQIEALSSPYMSNASRHQHSAVSSSRIFPFPISQCQTTVQGERNCAFLEDSAQLLFDNCLKRRAPKQGNQDGAKDLRSRGLCLVPISCTHHVGSENGADYWAPAPGGGF is encoded by the exons ATGATGGCAGGAAGCCCTAACTGGTGGAGCATGAGTTCCCAACCTCATCAGCAAGCTTCTGCTTTCTTATCACCATGTCCAGCTCTCTTCCCTCAATATGCAGTTCCATCTTCTTCACTGCCTTCCAACTCTTTGCCTGATCATCATAGTCAAGACTTTCCACAGCCATGGAACCAACTACTTat GGGAGGATTGGGGAACGATGAGGATCAAGACAAGGTTGGTTTGAGTCACTTTCAGTCCAAGAAATTGGAAAATTGGGAAGACCAAATCTTGATAAATAATCCATCTTTAGGGGTTCCTATTGTtgatgtaaagcaagaagtAGTTCAAAGTAGCCCAGTACTGTACGGAAACGGAGACGATGAATTTCAACAAGCACTTCCTTCTTGGTCTAAAGTAGCCGTTACCactataaacaacaacaacaacagcaacaacatATTGGACTTCTCAAACTGCAAGAGAGGGGGCAAAAATCAACATGCTGATCATTCTTCCGAG TGTGATAGCACAGTCACTGCTGGGTTATCTAAGAAGGCTAGGGCTCAGTCATCTTCAACCCAACCACCTTTAAAG GTGAGAAAGGAGAAGCTGGGAGACAGAATAACAGCCCTCCACCAATTGGTTTCCCCATTTGGAAAG ACTGACACTGCTTCTGTATTGTTAGAAGCAATTGGCTATATCAGATTCCTCCAGGGTCAAATTGAG GCACTTAGCTCTCCCTACATGAGCAATGCATCAAGGCACCAACATTCTGCTGTAAGCAGCAGCCGTATATTCCCATTTCCCATTTCCCAATGCCAAACCACT GTTCAAGGAGAAAGAAATTGTGCATTTCTTGAGGACTCTGCGCAG CTGCTGTTTGATAATTGCCTCAAAAGAAGAGCTCCCAAGCAG ggTAACCAAGATGGTGCAAAGGACTTAAGGAGTAGAGGGCTGTGCTTGGTTCCTATATCTTGCACTCATCATGTTGGCAGTGAGAATGGAGCTGATTACTGGGCTCCAGCTCCTGGGGGAGGATTTTGA
- the LOC127795346 gene encoding peroxisome biogenesis protein 2 isoform X2, producing the protein MLRETLASSSSAVDNHPPAEDAWVQTYHRLLPQWRSLPISHQPIIPVSVSRVNQVDAQRLDVEMSAMLKEQLVKVFSLMKPGMLFQYEPELDAFLEFLIWRFSIWVDKPTPGNALMNLRYRDERAVEMRGKVRTGLEGPGLTVAQKLWYCIATVGGQYIWARLQSFSAFRRWGDSEQTPLARRAWTLIQQIEGIFKAASFANLVIFLYSGRYRTLIERALQARLVYGSPHMNRAVSFEYMNRQLVWNEFSEMLLLLLPLLNSSSIKNFLRPFSKDKSSSSGGDETVCPICLLSPTVPFLALPCQHRYIPSTATTAFEHGVLQLHLSGAPGAMSQLLPCNGMVVQ; encoded by the exons ATGCTGAGAGAAACCCTAGCTTCATCTTCATCCGCTGTTGATAATCATCCACCGGCTGAGGACGCTTGGGTCCAAACCTACCACAGACTTCTCCCCCAATGGCGATCTCTCCCCATCTCTCACCAG CCAATCATCCCTGTTTCAGTATCTAGAGTTAATCAGGTTGATGCACAGCGGCTTGACGTTGAAATGTCAGCCATGTTAAAGGAACAGTTGGTTAAGGTCTTCTCTTTAATGAAG CCAGGAATGCTATTTCAATATGAACCAGAACTTGATGCTTTCCTTGAGTTTCTTATATGGAGATTCTCCATTTGGGTTGATAAGCCTACTCCTGGGAATGCTCTCATGAATTTGAGATATAGAGATGAAAGAGCTGTTGAGATGAGAGGAAAAG TTAGAACGGGTTTGGAAGGACCTGGCCTCACTGTTGCTCAGAAACTGTGGTACTGCATTGCCACTGTTGGTGGTCAATACATCTGGGCTCGATTACAGTCATTTTCTGCTTTCCGTAGATGGGGTGATTCCGAGCAG ACACCACTAGCCCGCCGAGCATGGActttaattcaacaaatagaaGGAATTTTTAAAGCTGCTTCATTTGCCAACCTGGTTATATTTCTTTACAGTGGAAG GTATCGGACTCTTATTGAGAGAGCATTACAAGCAAGACTCGTCTATGGGAGCCCTCATATGAACAGAGCTGTCAGCTTTGAGTATATGAACCGTCAGCTAGTGTGGAATGAATTCTCG GAAATGTTGTTGTTACTCCTTCCGCTTCTCAATTCATCATCCATTAAAAATTTTCTTCGACCATTCTCAAAGGATAAATCTTCAAGTTCCGGGGGGGATGAAACTGTGTGTCCAATCTGCTTATTGAGTCCAACTGTTCCATTTCTAGCTCTCCCCTGTCAGCACAGGTACATACCAT CTACTGCTACTACTGCCTTCGAACACGGTGTTCTGCAGCTCCATCTTTCAGGTGCTCCAGGTGCAATGAGCCAGTTATTGCCATGCAACGGCATGGTggttcaataa
- the LOC127795346 gene encoding peroxisome biogenesis protein 2 isoform X1 codes for MLRETLASSSSAVDNHPPAEDAWVQTYHRLLPQWRSLPISHQPIIPVSVSRVNQVDAQRLDVEMSAMLKEQLVKVFSLMKPGMLFQYEPELDAFLEFLIWRFSIWVDKPTPGNALMNLRYRDERAVEMRGKVRTGLEGPGLTVAQKLWYCIATVGGQYIWARLQSFSAFRRWGDSEQTPLARRAWTLIQQIEGIFKAASFANLVIFLYSGRYRTLIERALQARLVYGSPHMNRAVSFEYMNRQLVWNEFSEMLLLLLPLLNSSSIKNFLRPFSKDKSSSSGGDETVCPICLLSPTVPFLALPCQHSYCYYCLRTRCSAAPSFRCSRCNEPVIAMQRHGGSIKNITWEK; via the exons ATGCTGAGAGAAACCCTAGCTTCATCTTCATCCGCTGTTGATAATCATCCACCGGCTGAGGACGCTTGGGTCCAAACCTACCACAGACTTCTCCCCCAATGGCGATCTCTCCCCATCTCTCACCAG CCAATCATCCCTGTTTCAGTATCTAGAGTTAATCAGGTTGATGCACAGCGGCTTGACGTTGAAATGTCAGCCATGTTAAAGGAACAGTTGGTTAAGGTCTTCTCTTTAATGAAG CCAGGAATGCTATTTCAATATGAACCAGAACTTGATGCTTTCCTTGAGTTTCTTATATGGAGATTCTCCATTTGGGTTGATAAGCCTACTCCTGGGAATGCTCTCATGAATTTGAGATATAGAGATGAAAGAGCTGTTGAGATGAGAGGAAAAG TTAGAACGGGTTTGGAAGGACCTGGCCTCACTGTTGCTCAGAAACTGTGGTACTGCATTGCCACTGTTGGTGGTCAATACATCTGGGCTCGATTACAGTCATTTTCTGCTTTCCGTAGATGGGGTGATTCCGAGCAG ACACCACTAGCCCGCCGAGCATGGActttaattcaacaaatagaaGGAATTTTTAAAGCTGCTTCATTTGCCAACCTGGTTATATTTCTTTACAGTGGAAG GTATCGGACTCTTATTGAGAGAGCATTACAAGCAAGACTCGTCTATGGGAGCCCTCATATGAACAGAGCTGTCAGCTTTGAGTATATGAACCGTCAGCTAGTGTGGAATGAATTCTCG GAAATGTTGTTGTTACTCCTTCCGCTTCTCAATTCATCATCCATTAAAAATTTTCTTCGACCATTCTCAAAGGATAAATCTTCAAGTTCCGGGGGGGATGAAACTGTGTGTCCAATCTGCTTATTGAGTCCAACTGTTCCATTTCTAGCTCTCCCCTGTCAGCACAG CTACTGCTACTACTGCCTTCGAACACGGTGTTCTGCAGCTCCATCTTTCAGGTGCTCCAGGTGCAATGAGCCAGTTATTGCCATGCAACGGCATGGTggttcaataaaaaatattacttggGAAAAATAA
- the LOC127795347 gene encoding transcription factor bHLH68-like isoform X2, whose protein sequence is MMAGSPNWWSMSSQPHQQASAFLSPCPALFPQYAVPSSSLPSNSLPDHHSQDFPQPWNQLLMGGLGNDEDQDKVGLSHFQSKKLENWEDQILINNPSLGVPIVDVKQEVVQSSPVLYGNGDDEFQQALPSWSKVAVTTINNNNNSNNILDFSNCKRGGKNQHADHSSECDSTVTAGLSKKARAQSSSTQPPLKVRKEKLGDRITALHQLVSPFGKTDTASVLLEAIGYIRFLQGQIEALSSPYMSNASRHQHSAVQGERNCAFLEDSAQLLFDNCLKRRAPKQGNQDGAKDLRSRGLCLVPISCTHHVGSENGADYWAPAPGGGF, encoded by the exons ATGATGGCAGGAAGCCCTAACTGGTGGAGCATGAGTTCCCAACCTCATCAGCAAGCTTCTGCTTTCTTATCACCATGTCCAGCTCTCTTCCCTCAATATGCAGTTCCATCTTCTTCACTGCCTTCCAACTCTTTGCCTGATCATCATAGTCAAGACTTTCCACAGCCATGGAACCAACTACTTat GGGAGGATTGGGGAACGATGAGGATCAAGACAAGGTTGGTTTGAGTCACTTTCAGTCCAAGAAATTGGAAAATTGGGAAGACCAAATCTTGATAAATAATCCATCTTTAGGGGTTCCTATTGTtgatgtaaagcaagaagtAGTTCAAAGTAGCCCAGTACTGTACGGAAACGGAGACGATGAATTTCAACAAGCACTTCCTTCTTGGTCTAAAGTAGCCGTTACCactataaacaacaacaacaacagcaacaacatATTGGACTTCTCAAACTGCAAGAGAGGGGGCAAAAATCAACATGCTGATCATTCTTCCGAG TGTGATAGCACAGTCACTGCTGGGTTATCTAAGAAGGCTAGGGCTCAGTCATCTTCAACCCAACCACCTTTAAAG GTGAGAAAGGAGAAGCTGGGAGACAGAATAACAGCCCTCCACCAATTGGTTTCCCCATTTGGAAAG ACTGACACTGCTTCTGTATTGTTAGAAGCAATTGGCTATATCAGATTCCTCCAGGGTCAAATTGAG GCACTTAGCTCTCCCTACATGAGCAATGCATCAAGGCACCAACATTCTGCT GTTCAAGGAGAAAGAAATTGTGCATTTCTTGAGGACTCTGCGCAG CTGCTGTTTGATAATTGCCTCAAAAGAAGAGCTCCCAAGCAG ggTAACCAAGATGGTGCAAAGGACTTAAGGAGTAGAGGGCTGTGCTTGGTTCCTATATCTTGCACTCATCATGTTGGCAGTGAGAATGGAGCTGATTACTGGGCTCCAGCTCCTGGGGGAGGATTTTGA